In one Oscillospiraceae bacterium genomic region, the following are encoded:
- a CDS encoding 3-keto-5-aminohexanoate cleavage protein, with amino-acid sequence MKENKINWELVREMSQKYGHVVPNMRFGEENVIANGTNFAPGVDVAPKWDVPRKVMINTTVTGGFFRKKTNPNQPITPDEIYASLRESCQAGAPMIHVHVRDEDGFNALELDKFHRVIDPLREEFPQVVVDGCVVAYREGYWDRMDQLLSEGLFDTTPINTTASYASDRLFCPYPHHIIEKCEMLLKYNIHPQLAVFTDGDVDNAYRYLISTGLLEKGSYTFCVVPSLPGCFSMASPQGMINSLTSVVHRIREIDDKAHIMVCAGGRASGYVVSLALLMGLDIRVGLEDTIWKWPHRDDLLTSNAETFLDYKKMAELMGREVYTAEELRRELNIRPR; translated from the coding sequence ATGAAAGAGAACAAGATCAACTGGGAACTGGTCCGCGAAATGAGCCAGAAGTACGGGCACGTGGTGCCCAACATGCGCTTCGGGGAGGAGAACGTCATCGCCAACGGCACCAACTTCGCCCCCGGCGTGGACGTGGCGCCCAAGTGGGACGTACCCCGCAAGGTGATGATCAACACCACCGTCACCGGCGGCTTCTTCCGCAAGAAGACCAACCCCAACCAGCCCATCACGCCCGACGAGATCTACGCCTCCCTGCGGGAGAGCTGTCAGGCCGGCGCCCCCATGATCCACGTCCATGTCCGCGACGAGGACGGATTTAACGCCCTGGAGCTGGACAAGTTCCACCGGGTTATCGACCCTCTGCGGGAGGAGTTCCCCCAGGTGGTCGTCGACGGCTGCGTGGTGGCCTACCGGGAGGGCTACTGGGATCGGATGGACCAGCTGCTCAGCGAGGGCCTGTTTGACACCACCCCCATCAATACCACCGCCAGCTACGCCAGCGACCGCCTCTTCTGCCCCTACCCCCACCACATCATCGAGAAATGCGAAATGCTGCTCAAGTACAATATCCACCCCCAGCTGGCGGTCTTCACCGACGGCGACGTGGACAACGCCTACCGCTACCTTATCTCCACCGGCCTGCTGGAAAAGGGCTCCTACACCTTCTGCGTGGTGCCCTCCCTGCCCGGCTGCTTTTCCATGGCCAGCCCCCAGGGCATGATCAACTCCCTCACCAGCGTGGTGCACCGCATCCGGGAGATTGACGACAAGGCCCACATCATGGTGTGCGCCGGCGGCCGGGCCTCGGGCTACGTGGTGTCCCTGGCCCTGCTGATGGGCCTGGACATCCGGGTGGGCCTGGAGGACACCATCTGGAAGTGGCCCCACAGGGACGATCTGCTCACCAGCAACGCCGAGACCTTCCTGGACTACAAGAAGATGGCCGAGCTGATGGGCCGCGAGGTGTACACCGCCGAAGAACTGCGCCGCGAGCTCAATATCCGGCCGCGGTAG
- a CDS encoding dehydroascorbate transporter: MELFVFIGSLFLLLALGVPIAVALIGCALVLMFTLGSFDLNLLGQQMISGVNNFSLMAIPFFMLAGELMAKGGLSKRIVDFANVLLGRVRGGLGYTAILASIIFAGLSGSAVADAAALGAILLPLMKEQGYRTKRAGGLICASSIIAPIIPPSIPMILVGTTVGLSVTRLFMSGLVPGIIMGLALMVVWRFVVRADDYHDTVKFSGREAFKTVIQSIPALFMPVLIVGGIRLGFFTPTEAGAFAVVYAIIASAFIYRELSLKQFWEAVRDAGRSTAAVMFIAGGAAMVAWLITVAQIPAKAVALFGGLVNHPIPLLLTINLFLFLMGMVLDIVPNILIFAPVLFPVIMQAGIDPYFFALIMVLNLSIGLITPPVGTVLFVGCGVAKIKFMEIVQGTIPFLITELVILIIFIFCPQLILAPLEFLM, translated from the coding sequence GTGGAGCTGTTCGTTTTTATCGGGAGCCTCTTCCTGCTGCTGGCGCTGGGCGTACCCATCGCGGTGGCGCTTATCGGCTGTGCGCTGGTGCTGATGTTCACGCTGGGCAGCTTTGACCTGAACCTGCTGGGCCAGCAGATGATCAGCGGCGTCAATAACTTTTCCCTGATGGCAATCCCCTTTTTTATGTTGGCGGGCGAACTGATGGCCAAGGGCGGGCTGTCCAAGCGGATTGTCGACTTTGCCAATGTGCTGCTCGGCCGGGTCCGGGGCGGCCTCGGCTACACGGCGATTCTGGCCAGCATAATTTTCGCCGGGCTCTCGGGCAGTGCCGTGGCCGATGCGGCCGCCCTGGGCGCCATCCTGCTCCCGCTGATGAAGGAGCAGGGCTACCGCACCAAGCGGGCAGGGGGGCTTATCTGCGCCAGCTCCATCATCGCCCCCATCATTCCGCCCAGCATCCCCATGATTCTGGTGGGCACGACCGTGGGCCTCTCGGTTACGAGGCTGTTCATGTCCGGTCTGGTCCCGGGCATTATCATGGGCCTGGCCCTCATGGTGGTCTGGCGCTTCGTCGTGCGGGCGGACGATTACCACGACACGGTAAAGTTTTCTGGCCGCGAGGCCTTTAAGACGGTGATACAATCCATTCCCGCCCTTTTTATGCCGGTGCTCATTGTGGGCGGCATCCGCCTTGGCTTCTTCACCCCCACCGAGGCAGGCGCCTTCGCGGTGGTGTACGCCATCATCGCCAGCGCCTTCATCTACCGGGAGCTGAGCCTGAAGCAGTTTTGGGAGGCTGTGCGGGATGCGGGGCGCTCCACCGCCGCAGTCATGTTTATCGCGGGCGGCGCGGCCATGGTGGCGTGGCTCATTACGGTGGCGCAGATCCCCGCCAAGGCGGTGGCGCTGTTCGGCGGCTTGGTGAACCACCCCATTCCGCTGCTGCTGACCATAAACCTCTTCCTGTTCCTCATGGGCATGGTGCTGGACATCGTACCCAATATCTTGATTTTTGCCCCGGTCCTGTTCCCCGTCATTATGCAGGCGGGGATCGACCCCTATTTCTTCGCGCTTATCATGGTGCTCAACCTGTCCATCGGCCTGATCACGCCCCCTGTGGGCACCGTGCTCTTCGTGGGCTGCGGCGTGGCGAAAATCAAGTTCATGGAGATTGTGCAGGGGACCATCCCCTTCCTGATTACCGAGCTGGTCATCCTGATCATCTTCATCTTCTGTCCCCAGCTTATCCTTGCGCCCCTGGAATTTCTGATGTGA
- a CDS encoding putative TRAP transporter small permease protein, with protein MVNKVIDGLSDWLLVISILGMTVLTFLNAILRYFFHTSLVQSEEFSRFFFIWLVYFGVVVAYRHGGHVAVTVVLDALHGKVKTAVELIRDLVVLAIMATLFVAGVKYTIVANYPTAATGTNFALVCCVLPIAAGGYLVCLVLDMWNRYRKKGG; from the coding sequence ATGGTCAATAAAGTGATAGACGGCCTCTCCGACTGGCTGCTGGTCATCTCCATCCTGGGCATGACGGTTTTGACCTTCCTGAACGCGATCCTCAGGTACTTTTTCCACACCAGTCTGGTACAGTCGGAGGAGTTTTCCCGGTTCTTTTTCATTTGGCTGGTCTACTTTGGCGTTGTCGTGGCCTACCGGCACGGCGGCCACGTGGCCGTCACCGTGGTGCTGGACGCACTCCACGGCAAAGTAAAGACGGCTGTGGAGCTGATCCGCGACCTGGTGGTCTTGGCGATTATGGCAACCCTTTTCGTGGCGGGTGTCAAGTACACCATCGTGGCGAATTACCCCACAGCCGCCACCGGGACGAACTTTGCGCTGGTCTGCTGTGTGCTGCCCATTGCGGCGGGCGGCTATCTCGTCTGCCTGGTGCTGGATATGTGGAACCGCTACCGGAAGAAAGGGGGCTAG
- a CDS encoding sensor histidine kinase has translation MRRLRLWDRVAGRFRGKKLRTRYFVLFMAVFLAIAVPLNLYIYNYYATAAIHQAGTTGQAVLKSAQAGFSYSINDVYSLIKQMNASQEFLAELGKPQQDAAQTERVSACLEDFLERLAAVKSLRLFFPDRALGVGRSGLRPSGEAYLGTDWYSAALRGQGSIVCRPSHVQSYGMEVSGADTACFDYQEPVISFVSVLKDEHMRTLAVVSVDVASSAFNDIFDGMGVSKGSFFFVVTGEGAPICSTRTGLEEGGGASVYADYLLSEKAGSAENEIRRIDGQRCLISQRDYYFEGWRFFAVTALSELLIDRITFLTAGLPVFLYFCIAALLLSAVMSHIAMRPLKTTVHTIDRIRGSDFSSRVKVEEQYEELREIYTHFNEMLDSVTTLTNENYEITLREKDAQIKALESQINSHFLYNTLDIINWRVYELGGEEVCGIVSSLSSILRYSLNSARNIVSLGDEINQIKNYLNIQTARYEDRFTVCFDLRPETMGLYVHKLLLQPIVENAIEHGFADRELGGMLAISSRLEGEHLFVEIYDNGCGIQPELAERLLSEKRGSALDCEEKIHIGLSNVHNRLRYYYGAQYGITIDSEPGAYTRITLHYPAVYTNTEGEMQL, from the coding sequence ATGCGCCGACTTCGCCTGTGGGATCGGGTTGCGGGACGTTTTCGGGGCAAGAAATTGCGTACGCGCTATTTCGTGCTCTTTATGGCGGTTTTTCTTGCGATTGCCGTCCCGCTGAATCTATATATCTACAACTACTACGCCACCGCCGCGATACACCAGGCCGGAACCACCGGCCAGGCCGTACTGAAAAGCGCCCAGGCGGGGTTTTCCTACTCCATCAACGACGTGTATTCCCTGATTAAACAGATGAACGCCTCACAGGAGTTCCTGGCGGAGCTGGGGAAGCCGCAGCAGGATGCGGCTCAGACGGAGCGGGTCTCGGCCTGCCTGGAGGATTTCCTGGAACGGCTGGCCGCGGTAAAATCCCTGCGCCTGTTCTTTCCCGACCGGGCGCTGGGGGTGGGCCGGTCCGGGCTGCGCCCGTCGGGGGAGGCGTATCTCGGCACGGACTGGTACAGCGCAGCACTGCGCGGACAGGGGTCAATCGTGTGCCGTCCCAGCCATGTCCAGAGCTATGGGATGGAGGTCTCGGGGGCCGACACAGCCTGCTTCGACTATCAGGAGCCGGTCATCTCCTTCGTCTCCGTGCTGAAGGACGAGCATATGCGTACGCTGGCGGTCGTGTCCGTCGATGTGGCGAGCAGCGCCTTTAACGATATTTTTGACGGTATGGGCGTCTCAAAGGGCAGTTTTTTCTTCGTCGTCACAGGGGAGGGCGCGCCGATCTGCTCCACGCGGACCGGGCTGGAGGAGGGTGGGGGTGCGTCTGTTTACGCGGACTATCTCCTCTCGGAAAAGGCGGGCTCTGCGGAAAATGAGATTCGGAGGATAGACGGGCAGCGCTGCCTGATTTCCCAGCGCGATTACTACTTTGAGGGCTGGCGGTTTTTTGCCGTCACCGCGCTCAGCGAGCTGCTGATCGATCGGATTACGTTCCTCACCGCGGGGCTGCCGGTATTCCTGTACTTCTGTATCGCGGCCCTGCTGTTGAGCGCGGTGATGTCCCACATCGCCATGCGCCCCTTAAAAACCACCGTGCATACCATCGACCGGATCCGGGGGAGCGATTTTTCCTCCCGGGTCAAGGTGGAGGAACAGTACGAGGAGCTCCGGGAAATTTACACCCATTTTAACGAGATGCTGGACAGCGTGACCACTCTCACCAATGAGAACTATGAAATTACCCTGCGCGAGAAGGACGCGCAGATCAAGGCGTTGGAGTCCCAGATAAACTCCCATTTCCTATACAACACCCTGGATATTATCAATTGGCGGGTCTATGAGCTGGGCGGCGAGGAGGTGTGCGGAATCGTGAGCAGCCTGTCCTCCATCCTGCGCTACAGCCTGAACAGCGCAAGGAACATCGTCTCGCTCGGCGACGAGATTAACCAGATTAAGAACTACCTGAACATTCAGACGGCCCGCTACGAGGACCGGTTTACCGTCTGCTTTGACCTTCGGCCCGAAACCATGGGCCTCTATGTCCACAAGCTGCTGCTCCAGCCCATCGTGGAAAACGCCATTGAGCACGGCTTTGCGGATCGGGAGCTGGGCGGTATGCTGGCCATTTCCAGCCGCCTGGAGGGGGAGCACCTGTTTGTGGAGATCTATGACAACGGCTGCGGCATCCAGCCGGAGCTGGCGGAGCGTCTGCTGTCGGAGAAAAGAGGGAGCGCCTTGGACTGCGAAGAGAAGATCCATATCGGCCTGAGCAACGTACATAACCGGCTGCGGTATTACTACGGGGCGCAGTACGGGATTACCATAGACAGCGAGCCCGGCGCCTATACACGGATTACGCTGCACTATCCGGCGGTGTATACGAATACCGAAGGGGAGATGCAGCTATGA
- a CDS encoding short-chain dehydrogenase, which translates to MLLKEKIAVVTGGGSGIGLAVVQDFLEEGARVLAVDLEPGALNGLGAGESGRLAFFRADVGREEENAAMLAAAAERFGGLDILVNNAGVGRLAESASCPTELWRRIQSVNLDGAFFGCRHAIRRFLETGGGSIVNVASIMGVVGSAGQTAYSATKSGILGMTRCLALEYAKSNIRVNAVCPGYIDSPMLAGKSGAERERLAALHPIGRLGRPEEIAHCVTFLASGRASFVTGAALVADGGYTAQ; encoded by the coding sequence ATGCTGTTGAAGGAGAAAATTGCGGTGGTCACGGGAGGCGGCAGTGGAATCGGACTGGCCGTCGTGCAGGATTTTCTGGAGGAGGGGGCCCGCGTGCTGGCCGTGGATCTTGAGCCCGGGGCCCTTAACGGACTTGGTGCCGGGGAATCCGGACGCCTTGCGTTTTTCCGCGCCGACGTTGGGCGGGAGGAGGAGAACGCGGCCATGCTCGCGGCGGCGGCGGAGCGCTTCGGTGGACTGGATATTCTGGTCAACAATGCGGGGGTGGGCAGGCTGGCCGAGAGCGCCTCCTGCCCCACGGAGCTGTGGAGGCGCATTCAGTCGGTCAATCTGGACGGCGCCTTCTTCGGTTGCAGACATGCAATTCGCCGCTTTTTGGAGACCGGGGGCGGCAGCATCGTAAACGTGGCCTCGATCATGGGGGTGGTGGGCAGCGCGGGACAGACTGCCTACAGCGCCACGAAGAGCGGTATCCTGGGTATGACCCGGTGCCTCGCGCTAGAGTACGCAAAATCCAATATCCGCGTTAACGCGGTGTGCCCCGGCTATATAGACAGCCCTATGCTGGCCGGGAAGAGCGGTGCGGAGCGGGAGCGGCTGGCGGCCCTCCACCCCATCGGCCGTCTAGGCCGCCCGGAGGAGATCGCGCACTGCGTTACCTTCCTGGCGTCCGGCCGCGCCAGCTTTGTGACGGGGGCGGCCCTCGTGGCGGACGGCGGATATACGGCGCAATAG
- a CDS encoding UPF0721 transmembrane protein, whose product MALVYFFVALLATLLGAMTGLGGGVIIKPALDALGPYGADTISVLSAATVFSMSVVSLLRQIRMGFRVERHMCLIAAGSVLGGWLGKLAFGLVAGAVQSDVLMIVQSAMLGGVLCLVLCKDRFHTLRPLQNPALFLSAGAGLGMLAVFLGIGGGPINVAALCLLLGLSSRDAAVVSVLIIFFSQGSKLVLTGLDPGFGAYDLSMLRLMIPAAVLGGFLGAGLNRRLSAGAVERVFRIAMWGVIALTAYNLVCAALRLAG is encoded by the coding sequence GTGGCGCTCGTCTATTTTTTCGTGGCCCTCCTGGCCACCCTGCTGGGGGCCATGACCGGCCTGGGCGGGGGCGTGATCATCAAGCCCGCCCTGGACGCCCTGGGGCCCTACGGCGCTGACACCATATCGGTGCTCTCCGCCGCCACGGTGTTCTCCATGTCGGTGGTCTCCCTGCTGCGGCAGATCCGCATGGGCTTCCGGGTGGAGCGGCACATGTGCCTGATCGCGGCGGGCTCCGTGCTGGGGGGCTGGCTGGGCAAGCTGGCCTTCGGCCTGGTGGCCGGGGCCGTGCAAAGCGACGTGCTGATGATCGTGCAGTCGGCCATGCTGGGGGGCGTGCTGTGCCTGGTGCTGTGCAAGGACAGGTTCCACACCCTCCGCCCCCTGCAAAATCCGGCTCTGTTCCTGTCCGCAGGCGCGGGGCTGGGGATGCTGGCCGTCTTTCTGGGCATCGGCGGCGGGCCCATCAACGTGGCCGCCCTGTGCCTGCTGCTGGGCCTTTCCAGCCGGGACGCCGCCGTGGTCTCCGTGCTGATCATCTTCTTCTCCCAGGGCTCCAAGCTGGTGCTGACCGGCCTGGACCCCGGCTTTGGGGCCTACGACCTGTCCATGCTCCGCCTTATGATCCCCGCCGCCGTGCTGGGCGGCTTCCTGGGCGCGGGGCTCAACCGCAGGCTCTCCGCCGGGGCGGTGGAGCGGGTCTTCCGTATCGCCATGTGGGGCGTCATCGCCCTTACGGCGTACAATCTGGTGTGCGCCGCCCTGCGTCTGGCGGGGTAG
- a CDS encoding SLC13 family permease: protein MKKLAKLLSGPVLFLLAILLIPTAAMPFAVKGALGTFLWMSAWWIFTPVDVAVTAFLPIVTNAIFGFVPLSTIIPQYAADLVILLIGANMITISWEATGLNKRIALGALSLIGPSMKQQIVVWFVGSTIMSIFLPNVVVAAALTPIAVAMLTNVGHADIGKSRAAANILLAIAWGSGLGGFGSPLGGGMNLVSINYIQELTGVEYRYIDWVGKMMPMLVLITLGVTIYMCFMKSEVKVLPGAREYFKEEYQKLGRMSRDEKLSLTVFLVSVVLAFARPLFADLVPALTSSYVFIVFGILCFVLPGPVNGRLLTWKYASPRMSWGLFYTLAGGLALGTCITKSGASDMVAELVSNTGISGGILLTAIFIALGMILSNVSSNNAACAISVPIVISITTALNLNPIPYIYLTSVAANCAFILPTSTRALPVSYGVKPEYMMKTGLAAVGICFVIVLLFGTIFLNFWPYYTR, encoded by the coding sequence ATGAAGAAGCTCGCTAAGCTGCTCTCCGGCCCCGTGCTCTTCCTGCTGGCCATTCTGCTCATCCCCACCGCCGCCATGCCCTTCGCCGTCAAGGGCGCCCTGGGCACCTTTTTGTGGATGTCCGCCTGGTGGATCTTCACGCCGGTGGACGTGGCGGTCACCGCCTTTCTGCCCATCGTCACCAACGCCATCTTCGGCTTCGTGCCCCTGAGCACCATCATCCCCCAGTACGCCGCCGACCTGGTCATCCTGCTCATCGGCGCCAACATGATCACCATCTCCTGGGAGGCCACCGGCCTCAATAAGCGCATCGCCCTGGGGGCCCTCTCCCTCATCGGGCCGTCCATGAAGCAGCAGATCGTGGTCTGGTTCGTGGGCTCCACCATCATGAGCATCTTCCTGCCCAACGTGGTGGTGGCCGCGGCCCTCACTCCCATCGCGGTGGCCATGCTCACCAACGTGGGCCACGCCGACATCGGCAAGAGCCGCGCCGCCGCCAACATCCTGCTGGCCATCGCCTGGGGCTCCGGCCTGGGCGGCTTCGGCTCCCCCCTGGGCGGCGGCATGAACCTGGTTTCCATCAACTACATCCAGGAGCTCACCGGCGTGGAGTACCGCTACATCGACTGGGTGGGCAAGATGATGCCCATGCTGGTGCTCATCACCCTGGGCGTGACAATCTACATGTGCTTCATGAAGTCCGAGGTCAAAGTCCTGCCCGGCGCCCGGGAGTATTTTAAGGAGGAGTACCAGAAGCTGGGCAGGATGTCCCGGGACGAGAAGCTGAGCCTCACCGTCTTCCTGGTCTCCGTGGTGCTGGCCTTCGCCCGCCCCCTCTTCGCCGACCTGGTGCCCGCCCTCACCTCCTCCTACGTGTTCATCGTCTTCGGCATCCTGTGCTTCGTGCTCCCCGGGCCCGTGAACGGCAGGCTGCTGACCTGGAAATACGCCTCTCCCCGCATGTCCTGGGGTCTGTTCTACACCCTGGCCGGCGGCCTGGCCCTGGGCACCTGCATCACCAAGTCCGGCGCCTCCGACATGGTGGCCGAGCTGGTGAGCAACACCGGCATCTCCGGGGGCATCCTGCTCACCGCCATCTTCATCGCCCTGGGCATGATCCTCTCCAACGTGTCCAGCAACAACGCCGCCTGCGCCATCTCCGTGCCCATCGTCATCAGCATCACCACCGCGCTGAACCTCAATCCCATTCCCTACATCTACCTGACCTCGGTGGCCGCCAACTGCGCCTTCATCCTGCCCACCTCCACCCGTGCCCTGCCCGTGTCCTACGGGGTGAAGCCGGAGTACATGATGAAGACCGGCCTGGCCGCGGTGGGGATCTGCTTCGTCATCGTGCTGCTCTTCGGCACAATTTTCCTCAACTTCTGGCCCTACTACACCAGATAG
- the grdB_1 gene encoding glycine reductase complex component B subunit gamma, protein MREPIRVVHYVNQFFAQLGGEEAAFAPPEVREGPVGPGLLLQSLLGEDFQVAATLICGDNFIAQDTPGAVARLVELAAPYSPQLFVAGPAFNAGRYGPACGAVCAAMGEVYGIPCVTGMYAENPGTEMYRKACYVISTRDSAAGMRRDMPKVAALAKKLALGQGLATPEEEGYFPRGYRKNVFVEKTGAERAVDMLLAKVRGEPFRTELEPPPFESIPPAPAVPDPARARIALVTEGGITDRRNSAGLESARATKFLEFDVSGLEGLPAEEFQTVHGGFNNAFANRNPNYIVPLDILRELEREGAVGEVYGKIYSTSGNGTSLKNAQAFGAEIAARLLAAHVQAVVLTST, encoded by the coding sequence ATGCGCGAACCCATCCGCGTGGTGCACTACGTCAATCAGTTTTTCGCCCAGCTGGGCGGCGAGGAGGCCGCCTTCGCCCCGCCGGAGGTTAGGGAGGGCCCCGTGGGGCCCGGCCTGCTCCTCCAGAGCCTGCTGGGGGAGGACTTCCAGGTGGCGGCCACCCTGATCTGCGGGGACAACTTCATCGCCCAGGACACCCCTGGGGCCGTGGCGCGGCTGGTGGAGCTGGCCGCCCCCTACAGCCCCCAGCTCTTCGTGGCGGGCCCCGCCTTCAACGCCGGGCGCTACGGCCCGGCCTGCGGGGCAGTCTGCGCCGCCATGGGGGAGGTCTACGGCATCCCCTGCGTCACCGGCATGTACGCCGAGAACCCCGGCACGGAGATGTACCGCAAGGCCTGCTACGTGATCTCCACCCGGGACTCGGCCGCCGGGATGCGCCGGGACATGCCCAAGGTGGCCGCCCTGGCCAAAAAGCTGGCCCTGGGCCAGGGCCTGGCCACGCCGGAGGAGGAGGGCTACTTCCCCCGGGGGTACCGGAAGAACGTGTTCGTGGAAAAGACCGGGGCGGAGCGGGCGGTGGACATGCTGCTGGCCAAGGTGCGGGGGGAGCCCTTCCGCACCGAGCTGGAGCCGCCCCCCTTCGAGAGCATCCCCCCCGCCCCCGCCGTGCCCGATCCCGCCCGCGCCCGCATCGCCCTGGTCACCGAGGGGGGCATCACCGACCGCCGCAACAGCGCGGGGCTGGAGTCCGCCCGGGCCACCAAATTTCTGGAGTTTGACGTCTCCGGCCTGGAGGGCCTGCCGGCGGAGGAGTTCCAGACCGTCCACGGCGGGTTCAACAACGCCTTCGCCAACCGCAATCCCAACTACATCGTCCCCCTGGACATCCTGCGGGAGCTGGAGCGGGAGGGGGCCGTGGGCGAGGTGTACGGCAAGATCTACTCCACCAGCGGCAACGGCACCAGCCTGAAAAACGCCCAGGCCTTCGGCGCCGAGATCGCCGCCCGGCTCCTGGCCGCCCATGTGCAGGCCGTGGTGCTCACCTCCACGTGA
- the grdE-2 gene encoding beta-aspartyl-peptidase, producing MELILRNFPVRDIVLGAPSAYRDGVLTVDAQALERVVLDGLSGYAVSFDVAKPGQSCRILHIMDAVKPAWKPEGSPFPGWLPGENRAGQGLTHRLEGMALMQSCVYPGIQEGIVDMAGEGARYGPFSQTVNLVMLTTLTDPGKDKHDFALETERMLLRAAQYLGRLSAGCGGYEELRLDDAPAAGLPTLGYICYIQAQGDLRNVHLNGGDCTAMAPVSLPPAAVLDGAVVSANYIIACQKNPTWLHQDSPVIRALWARHGTDCSFGGVILSTESSMLEDKQANARRCAELAAAGWDGVVITQEGGGHADVDLMLALDACEALGVRAVLETNEIAGPLGDLPPLVSCSKGADAIVTNGNNDALVRLDAVERSIGAGDILGGRHAAKDGFETSLGILYAATNQLGGVKMRTQAE from the coding sequence ATGGAACTGATTCTTCGCAACTTCCCCGTACGGGACATCGTCCTCGGCGCGCCCTCGGCCTACCGGGACGGCGTGCTCACCGTGGACGCGCAGGCGCTGGAGCGGGTGGTGCTGGACGGCCTGTCCGGCTACGCGGTGTCCTTCGACGTGGCAAAGCCCGGGCAGTCCTGCCGCATCCTGCACATCATGGACGCGGTCAAGCCCGCCTGGAAGCCGGAGGGCAGCCCCTTCCCCGGCTGGCTGCCCGGCGAAAACCGCGCCGGACAGGGCCTGACCCACCGTCTGGAGGGCATGGCCCTGATGCAGTCCTGCGTGTACCCCGGCATCCAGGAGGGCATCGTGGACATGGCGGGCGAGGGGGCCCGCTACGGCCCCTTCTCCCAGACCGTGAACCTGGTCATGCTGACCACCCTGACCGACCCCGGCAAGGACAAGCACGACTTCGCCCTGGAGACCGAGCGCATGCTCCTGCGGGCCGCGCAGTACCTGGGCCGCCTGAGCGCGGGGTGCGGCGGCTATGAGGAGCTGCGCCTGGACGACGCCCCGGCGGCGGGCCTGCCCACCCTGGGCTACATCTGCTACATCCAGGCCCAGGGCGATCTGCGCAACGTCCACCTGAACGGCGGGGACTGCACCGCCATGGCCCCGGTGTCCCTCCCCCCCGCCGCGGTGCTGGACGGCGCTGTGGTGAGCGCCAACTACATCATCGCCTGCCAGAAGAACCCCACCTGGCTCCACCAAGACTCCCCCGTCATCCGCGCCCTCTGGGCCCGCCACGGTACCGACTGCTCCTTCGGCGGGGTGATCCTGTCCACCGAGAGCAGCATGCTGGAGGACAAGCAGGCCAACGCCCGCCGGTGTGCGGAGCTGGCCGCCGCCGGCTGGGACGGGGTGGTGATCACCCAGGAGGGGGGCGGCCACGCCGACGTGGACCTGATGCTGGCCCTGGACGCCTGCGAGGCCCTGGGGGTCCGGGCCGTGCTGGAGACCAACGAGATCGCCGGGCCCCTGGGCGACCTCCCCCCCCTGGTGTCCTGCTCCAAGGGGGCGGACGCCATCGTCACCAACGGCAACAACGACGCGCTGGTCCGACTGGACGCGGTGGAGCGCTCCATCGGCGCGGGGGACATCCTCGGCGGCAGGCACGCCGCCAAAGACGGTTTTGAGACCAGCTTGGGCATCCTATACGCGGCCACCAACCAGTTGGGCGGCGTAAAGATGCGTACCCAGGCGGAATAG